The following are encoded together in the Drosophila takahashii strain IR98-3 E-12201 chromosome X, DtakHiC1v2, whole genome shotgun sequence genome:
- the LOC108065707 gene encoding uncharacterized protein, whose translation MSRLPVKVHLLLLLSALMMHCIAATPIAPATPDGATPIDARVSAADFGAQDAFDAADSDAESTQAEASEAGFKISLLPTPAKTAESVNLEQEAIPSKVLSVYDNSQKKLADLAQPVPILDSISEHEKYGNNGDMFDGISRSIVNGYEAFSNLLNTFIQKPKELARSVTKGITAQLDIIGGKLVGL comes from the exons ATGAGTAGGCTACCTGTGAAGGTGCATCTTCTGCTGCTCCTTTCGGCACTCATGATGCACTGCATCGCCGCCACGCCCATTGCTCCTGCCACGCCCGATGGCGCCACGCCCATCGACGCCCGCGTCTCGGCCGCAGACTTTGGGGCCCAAGATGCCTTTGATGCCGCCGACAGCGACGCGGAATCCACGCAAGCGGAGGCCAGCGAGGCCGGGTTCAAG ATCTCCCTTTTGCCAACTCCGGCAAAAACGGCGGAATCGGTGAATCTGGAGCAGGAGGCCATTCCCTCGAAGGTGTTGAGTGTGTACGATAATAGCCAGAAGAAGTTGGCCGATTTGGCCCAG CCCGTTCCCATTTTGGATTCGATCAGCGAGCACGAAAAGTACGGCAACAATGGCGACATGTTCGACGGCATCTCGCGATCCATTGTCAACGGTTACGAGGCCTTTTCCAACCTGCTCAACACCTTCATACAG AAACCCAAAGAGCTGGCGCGCAGCGTTACGAAGGGAATTACCGCTCAATTGGATATCATCGGTGGCAAATTGGTGGGCCTTTAA